ATTACTCTCTAAATGAATTTAACAAAGTCATCTCTCTGAGCTTAATGGAAACTTCATTATTagtaaacaaattaaataagtCCTAcgtaaaaacaactttatttacatGTGTGGCATTATTGATAGCATTATTtggctttaaaataaagttcaaACATCTGTCGGCGTGCTTACCTCAGCAGGTGGCTCTTGGTCGTTCTTCCACGATGCATCCGATCCCTTTAAACTGAaagtaaaatattatttttttactacAAACTTAtcagtctgtttttaaagaagaacaaactgtaCATCAAAGCATCCCAATCAACCAAAACACCTACCAATAAAAATTGTGTAGCATAGGCAGTGTGTTCAGAGAAGTCCAAAACATGCAGCTTGTGAtcagtttgtgtgcatgtctttCAGTACCTtctgttttcaccatgtggagtttgtaatcctgctagCTCCCTGTACGCttgttgagctctcagcctacggTTACTTTAATTGTGAAGTTTAGACGCacagcatgcaaacattttGTCTTAGACTCAAATTGCTCaaaaccatcaccatgacaaccatatTTTACAGAGGACTTTACAGCTATAGGAGCTAGGTGTGAGATTTCATGTGTAACTGCTGCCTACGCTGGAACTATCACAGCTGGCGCAACACCTTCAATGTAAGTGGAGCTTAAAGGGgaaatattatgaaaaatccacttaaacactgtttttaaacatatatttgggtaacctgttTTTTGGGGTAAAGTGTCTAATGACCCACAGTCAGTAGACactttattgtaaataaatccatccagtcctttgtttgtggtctgcataagtcttacaacacagaaaaatcctccgtttcaaatttgctctccttgtgacgtcacagtctgattctggtaaaaaaaaaaaaaaaaaaccctcccctcacctgatatctccacccatggactccacccccagcctaaaacaaaacttttgcgcatgtccgccatttttattctcgctagcaaaggagtgatgtctactgggaaaactcaggtggggggggctcattgcatttaaagagacacacacactaaaacggagcgttctgagagagctggtttatacagggtcacaaacctcctctggagcttgattcatgttatattttgaccaaagcacagcacagatgtttcatttagaccacaggggactgtttgaaaaggtggagaagagggataatatgtcctctttaaacttTGTCTTAGGTAAAAGCTTACGTTCAAATTAGACTACGTTTACGCAAAGATGGTGCAATTTAATATAGAGGACAATTAACTCTTTGTCAATACTCTCAGTGAAAAGAGAAGACATGTGAAACATGAGTACTTACAGTTTGAGCTGCTGGGTGAGGATGTATGCGGTGTACTCTTTGTTGTGCGGTGTGTAGTAAAGAGTGAGTCCCTCCGTCAGCCCTTTCCTGCTGATCTGATCCGCAGTGTTAAAACGCAAAATGTAGAGCGGACTGGACACCGGACCGAACACctcaaacacctgaaacaacacacacagaaacacacacgtcaGAGGGGATGGAGGCACAGCTCCTTATAGACTCAGCCTCTGCTGGTGTACTCACCTTTCCCACAGCCACCCTATCAGAAGTAAAGATGATGCTGTCATCATTCAGAGGGGGCGTGTCCTTCAGAGACTGGATGACGactgcagacagagaaagagcacGTTCAAAACAAAGCTCACAAGTACTCATTAAAACACCATAATCTTAACCTTGATACATTCTGgtaaacacattaaacaatATTCATACCTGTTTGGATACATCAGCAACTATAACTGAAGTCCTAGGcaccaaatatttatttatttaatttcacgTCAATCCCTGCAGAAGTATCCTGCAATATTTGATGGATTAATTCTTCTCCCATGCAGCTGTCTTATGAAGTCCATGTAGTTTTTATTAAACTTCGGTACTTTTGGATAacatcgatcattaaaatagcAGAttttatcgttttaaaacagGTTGTATGGAAAGGTATCAAAGTATCGAACATAACTCATTATGAAGTGAGattaacaaatattaaaaagcGCTAATTAGCAATAAGGGATGTCAGTTGTGGTGTCATATCAAAGTTACATTTCTGGTATTGTGTAAACTTGGTGTGAATATTAACTGAGTTGCTGGAGAATACTGGAGATGGTTCCTACAGGCTGCAGTTCAGCATCTTCTGGTAACGACACAGAAACCTCCtccactgtgggcagctcctaaacacaaacatgaggaCAGAAAGTGTTTTTATCTGATGCGGTAAAGGATTATGTGTTTGTACCGTTTAGAGCAGAAGGGAAAAAAGTGTGTGATACATTAGACTTAAAAACCCCACttcacacaaaatgtttatggTTTATGTTAATATCTAAAGCTGGGAGCAATGGAGGCAAAGAATCATTCAGCTCCATGTTCCCAAACATCTCCAATAGTTACAACAAGAAATGCACAGACGTCTTTATCGAGGAAACAGCAGGACATTATGTTTCCACCGTGTAATCAAACAACGAGCTAAGACtcattttgtctttctgtcaTCTCCAACGTGAAGGAATCTTCACACCATACAACCACAGACTGACCTCGAGCAGGACTTCATCTCTTGTCTTGATGGGCACTGGTTGGCTGAAACCCTCGTCATCGTCATCCTCCAACACGCGGGCAATagcagaggaggatgaggaggaagaggaggatgaagaagaggaggaggacgacgagCTGtcgctgaggagaggagaggaagagcacCAGAGTTTGATATTAggctgttaaaatgtttgatactttttcgatataacatgttttaaaggaggTGTTTGCACATCACACTATGTCAGGATGAAGGTGAGTAGGACATAAAACTatcacattgaaaagaaaaaaaaaaaacgtacactCTTCTTGCTGGGCATCACCAATTAGATACAATCTGTTCTTTAAAGGtaacatattctcctcctcttcaagcagtttaaataagtctcacagctcctcaaaacgtgtgtgaagtttcttgttctaaatccactctgatcctgtatgtCTATAaactctatttcagccctgctcagaacaggctgtttctgtgtctgtacctttaaatgtaaatgagctgtgtctgaccacgccccctctcttgAAGGGCTTTGAGTTTTCTCGCTCCATGACCTattgtttacgatgagaaggcagactaaacacctagctgtgggagtgtcacccacctgggggaggggttactgtccTTTGTGATTCCATGAAATGACATGTCTCCAAAcagggggtttgtagacagactagggacacataagtgttagagaaacatggtaggtgtattttgcatatgtgacctttaaatgatcAGTAGTGCAGAAGCTTAATAAACAAACCTACACGTTTTAAGGAATATTGTAACCTGCAGTCCGTTCAAATTCACAAGTTCGAAGACACCAAATTGTGGAGTTTCATAGACCCAAAAGTTACGTTTATGTCTCTTATGAAAAGACAGAGAGCCAAGGAGACGACACTGTCGAAAATGCTGGACCACATTGGTAATGTTTCAGCCTACATATTTGTGCATTGAAtccagtgtgcaggagtttgcctgatCTTACCACATATTCGGTGTCTAGTACGTACGCATTTAGTTGTACCGAAGCAGTTATCCATATATCATTTGTCTTTTAATAGAAttatatcaaagtttaaaattctggttttGTGACAACCCTAGTAAGTTATCTGTGTACATTCTTGTACGGCTATTGAAgctaaatgtttgtcttttgtgtaTGTGCAAAGATACCTGTCTGAATCATCTGAATCTTCATCATCACAGTCCTCTGTCTTAAACTCAATGTTTAAAgaaagtgctgctgctgttgagtCAGTCTGTACatcttctgttttctctgtttgtgtctgtgtatttgaGAACGCGGAAACTTCTTCAGGGGTCGCATCGACGCTGAGATTTTCCAGAGGTGTTGTAACGGTgacctccatctcctcttcatcctccttttTCACCTCCGGTAACGTCTCTGCGTTCTCCGCTGATATTTTTTCATCCATCtgaaaggcacacacacacttaatcaAATTACAGGGTCCAAAAAAGTCTCAGATTTTACACTTTGTCCAAATGACTACATTCAATAGGCCCTGATCACAGACACTGCTGAAAAAATTTAGGAATAATAgtataaaaacatatatttttttaaggaaataaCTTCTATGGCAGTGTAATCGATTGATTGCAAACTTGTATATTTGAGCGTATATGCAACAAAGTGActgtttaatgtaaacatttaaagcttGAAGGTTCATTTTTACAATCAATCAGACTGTATAATGAaggctgtaaaaatgtgcaaatactTGGGGTACTTTATGACAAGGGTTTCCTAACTTTACAGCTCaggacccccaaaataagggtgccaGAGCCCAGGGACCCTCACTGTCGCTGTAGGTGGTTAAGGCATATAACGTAGCACGAACCTATAGGCCAATAAAAACACTGgttacacaaaataacacaacagtcttttagtgtgtttttatctgtaaCATATGCATTGCaaattatttgacattttttccaaGTTATTTTTGGAAGGCATGTCACAACCTGCAGCTTACTTTAAACCACCACAGCTTTacgataccacatgttttataaaaaagtgaacatttccaatatttaaatgatctgctgtatcaaaaagtacagaagccTTAAAAAAGGTTCAAGACAAAAGCTGGCGCTAACAAAATAACTAATATCGCACAAATAcgttataatgttttttttttttttttttttgcaatttagacAATATTTTAGATCACAACTATCACAAGGATGAATagtacaattaaaataaaaatctatacATTTAAAGTACTTTGAAACAGTGTCTTATATTGCTCGACCACTATCTAAATGCATCATTGTTCTTAACTTCTGTTCAAAATCAACCTCGTTAAGAAAATaactaaagaaaatgtttagttTCCCCCACGTTAGCATCAGTCGGCTAGCTAAGCAAGCTAACATGCGTTACAGATGTTTAGTTTTAAGTTACGTAACAAGGCTCAAAAGCTACGATCCAGAGTGACCACAGAGACTCCAACCAGAGACGTAACAGACATGTtgtgtacatacatacagtttaaaaagtattacctgtgtgtctgttgagCTAAAGTATCGGCGCTGCGAAGAAGCTTCAAGAAAGTCCGGAGTGCTGTGAGCATCCGTTATGaccctccaaaataaaagcacatttcacAATAATGTTTTAGAAATCACTGAGCATGATGTTACGAGAAAGATGTATTTGAAgcaaaacgaaaaaaaaaatacttttttaaaataggcTACACTTTATGATGTTCGTGTCCCCTTGACAGCATCTTGGGAGACACAATCTGGACGGGACTTAGAATATTCTTGTGATATCAGAATTAGAAATAGCCTACTTTATTAaacccagggggaaatttggtcATTACAGTTGCTCTTATACACAATATTGCAGTAGAAAATATAGAAGTACATATATAGTGtggaataaaatagaaatagaaataagcAATATGTACCAAATAGTATCCAATGTTATGGgggttaaatggtaaatggacttgagcttatatagctttcttctagtctcctgactactcaaagcgcttttacaccgcatgtacTACCCATGCACACATggtgatggtagaggctgctatgtagtgagaccatcagaagtaactaatcccattcattcgcaagagtcttgcccaaggacacatcctacatgttactgcaggagctggggattgaaccttcGACcatccagttgagagacgacaactctAGCCACAGCCTAGAGGCAACTTAGGGAACACCTTCCAATGTAATGCACTATAGTTCACCACGACCACCTACTACGTCTTCACTAACACAAATAAAGCAAAATGATCTCCTTTCTGACCACGTCAATAAACACTGAAAAGGTAGAAACTTCGTAAAATTAGAATTTGTACTAGAATTGGATTGCAAAGGTTGTCATAATTTTATGGCTGATTGACTGTGTATTCTGTGCTAAACCagcattacattttattttgaaagccgATCTTGTTCAATTCCGGTTGTATTCAGTCCTCTGTATGCGCTTGACGTAATGAGGGCCACACGCACACAACACGTGGGGTTGTTTTTCCGGGCGTGCGCATGGCTGATGCGCATTGCAACTCAATGAGCGGGATCAAGTTTTACTTCCAGACTACATGTAGAGCACATTTAGTAGAGAAGGAAGTGTTGAAGTACTCGGAACTGTTTCATTGAGTGTCAGAAGATGATGTGGTTAGAATCAGATTCAAATCTGTCCTTTAGGCCTATGCTTAACGGAAGCATATTTTAGGCCCACTATATATTTTTCCTATTTGATAATTTTTACTTTCCCTTAAAGATTCTCAAAAGTGACTCAATGTTTGGTaggaatttccttttttttgccataaatttgaaaaatatgtaatcaaaacaaataagtaTGTATAGCCTATATATGCAACAGCCTTTCTTGACCAACCAGGAGGGCGGTTCTATAAGTGTGTGACGTCACGTGAAAGCTATGAACACTGTGGCAATTTTGCACATGGattagacttttatttttagaaatgcATAGGCAAAGAAGGTACACTATGGGTCTGTCTGCACACTGTAATTTGAATGAAGACATACATGACACTTTATCGAATATGGCCAGTAGGTGGCGGCAAAGTCCACTTTAATAAACCCATGTCTGTGATAACAAGGAGGTCAATGAGGAGTgaaaatggttttaaatgtcattatatTCAACCACACTAAAAGGTACTGGGTTGTTTCTGTAAACACAGTGCTGTGTTTAATTACACCCAGTCGGTGGTTTATTAATTTTCCTGCTTCATTGTTGTACTAGATCTAATGTCTAAGAAGGGGTTGAAGTTGGCTATTGTTGGCCAATAATATGCAATATGTGAAATCAGAGAGTTTACATCTGCTTTGGTCGGACTCTTCAAAGCCTGAAAAGCCCAGATTGGGTGTACATTTAATTCAGTTAAGATAAGATGTGAATAAATGTATAcactatttattttctttttgaatatttAGTGGGAATTGTGTTCAGTACAGATTGTATAAAGCATTAATCATTCCTCAAGTCAAAAGTGTATTTGTGGAAATCCACCCGGCACTCTGATAGATTTCAGGATATCGATGTTTAGTCCTCTATACTTGTGCCAAATCCAGGATCCAAAAATGTGTTACAACCTCCAGCACTgcatgtttttaactttaaagaagCCAAACTCTGACTGACTGCTGTTAAATGTCTCAGTTTTCATAATGTCCTTTATGACCTTAGGTCTGCTCAAGCTTCTGTtgtaacacattcaaaatccacaAAGATGTGACATTTATAATCATACTCACTTCTGTTGCTTAAAGGGtaactctgttttttgtttattttaacatgggcctcattcattcatattctTTACCTTTTGTTTgtgatcaaacatttttttttttttcaatatgggTAGGCAGGAAGCGATTACATGAGTTCCATTGAGCAGAACAAGGCACACATTGTGAAACTATACTTGTAGCACAGATGTTTTGTAGTAGGTCTTACCAACAAGTAATATTTAATGATTTGGCACAATGTAATCGTGCTCCATTTGGGCAAAGTCTCGGTAAGTGGAGAGCCATTCCCTCAACGGCAGTGCATGCGGCTGCTTCCAATGACAAGCAACCATTTTTTTAGCAGATGTTAGACCAGCTAACAAAAGGCGTAAAGGTATAATAATTTATGTAGAATTTGGTTTCTaatgttaacattaaaatatgtagattaataataatatattttattgttgagtACTTGCATTatgtcaaatatttccaacagttatcaaagcaagagaaatctgtcattttatagttgtaacggtcCGTGTCTTGTcggcagccgccatgatgagccgccatgacagacacgaaaTGTTgatcgttgccaaggaaacaccagatgttacgtcagAGTAgcagagaactcccatgatacCCCGCAAGCCTCGATGTCATCTTgtcttattgttttgattgagagccccctggcggcggattttacatactgtgcgtttaaaggagcagtatgtaacgctGACACCTagcatttaaaatgggtactgcaggcacaattcaaaacaatggagggagctgtctccccccctcctccctacaGTTTACGTGCACATAGGTTGCCATGTTGCGGtgactgaagcttcagtgtttggcCTGCTCtacatcggtcttgaaacctttcctTCAACCTCTCTTCatcttattagaaacatgcagaggctttgaagatcgggtagaatcagttttaTCAATCAGGCCCCCTgctcgcttccatcgctgcaacaccttttagaaactgaacaaaaatgtgagaaatgctctattgttgttgatttgtgtGACTCGCCTTTGCAGAAACACTTCATTTTTTGTTGAGGTGGAGGGGAAGTGGAACACCCGAATGTCTCAGACTGAGGACCTGCCTCTGTATCCTATGATATTTCCTTTGATAACATTGTGTGAGCCCAGCGTCTAACACTGATTCCCATTGTTCCAGGAGACCAAATGGAAAACAGACATCATAGCTGAGAATGTGCACACTCATAGAAAACCTTGAAAACCTTTGTTGTGTGTCAAAGAAAACAATTCACCTCATTTATCCTGGTGAGTCAGAggaatatttttcacattttagcTCTGTTGAGTCTGATGGTGCAGCGTATCACAGCTGTTCAGTTCATCCCACCTGTTTTCCTCTGGGTTTACAGGCTTCACgtcaaggcaaaaaaaaacattcaaaaataaagtgaatgaaTGTCGCTCATCAAGGTCAGAGTGATATTGTGTTACAGAAGTGGGAATGTAAAGGtcaacatttataataataactatTTTCCAAGGAAAAACTTAGACATTTTAACAGAGGAAACATTAtgaataaaaaactgaattacTGTTCCTAAGAATCATTTTTCgattctgtatttttctttagacttcattttacataatttcaaatctacattttaacaaaattatctgtatttttttacattttcaaaacaagctTATTTAGATTTGTTGCATCAGAGagaactatccatccatccattatcaataccgctttttcctgttttcgGTCACCACGGGCTGGAgcagatcccagctgtcattgagtGAGAGGCAGGGTTACAACCGGGACTGTTCGCCAATCGATCACATTGCtgcacatatagagacagacaaccagccactcTCACATTTACACCTACGGGGGAAATTTACAGTCACCAACTAACcaaacgagcatgtctttggactgtgggaggaaaccggagtacctggagagaacccacacatgcacggggagaacatgcaaactccccACAGAAAGGCTCCTGTCCCGACGGGGATTCGTACCGTGAaactcctcgctgtgaggcatcAGTTCTAACCAATGCACCACCATGCAACCTCAAGAAAAatatggtttattttttattttgcataattttAATGCCGCCTTCCCAACATCAATAacagtagaagaaaaaaacaattgatttaaaaacacagcaatTCTAACAAGTGATCAGAGGTTTCCAGGTAATACTTATCGAGCAATAAAAATCCATTGACAAGTGCTTCACAAACTCCTTTGAGACTGGCTCATTGAGGTGAAGAAGTATTGTTCctttatttgtgtaaatgtgcCTTCATCCTGAGAATCTCTGTGTTGTGACAGTAAACAGGGGATTGAACTTGCGTCTCTGAGGGGCCACAGGATGCTGTTCATAAAAGCAGCAGGTGTTTTTCTGGCATTGtccctctcatacacacacacacacacacacacacacacacacacacacacacacacacacacacacacagactcacacagagcAGGTGTTGTTTGTCAGAGTAATTTTGTTTTTACGATTTCAATGTCGCTCATTGTGTCGCATTTGACAAAACACTGTCAACAGTATCCCATACATGTAcaaacatacactcacacaaacagattCAAATTACTCCACTGTGACTCCTCCACATGTCAGAGAAAATTCCTCAAATTCTTGGACATTGTTTTCCTGTTGTCGGTTTGTGTCACTTCCACATTTCTTCACTCGGGTTTGACCACCGTTTTAGCTGTTTTTGAAAGAGACtgaagttaatactgatgactctttatgacctacaaatacatccaagaccatcagcaacaagaaaTATAATTCTTTAAAGGCATTTTTAGTGCCAGAAAACGCTGCTTTGGGCGAGGTGTCAGATGAGGCGATAAACGCCACGCTGCTTgattgaaaaactgaaaaatgttcacactaAAGATTCATGGTTAATTGCTTTAAAATAGGATGAATTATTAAGAAAACTCCACATAAACATGtccaggacaagatcagcaaagagagaaactattttgtccacaggggttgccaaaatcaacacaactcAATAAGttcctcccaggagctttaaaagaCCAGATCAGCATTAGTTCAATTTCACAGTTTTATTAAAGTATCTTCCACACAATGTTGCTTATGTCCCAgtgtgacatttatttttataggAAGGAGATCTGAGATCATCACAGACGATAATCAgaagatgtttgtttcattcctGTGATCAGCAACATCTTGGTCTCATAACtattttcttattctttttGCTTTATAAGTCAATTTAAGATCTCATTATATAAAAACAACGATACATTTAAGGGCGTTTGCATAACTCAACTGTTTGGTTCAGTTCAAACAAACTTGAGTCCGTTTACAGAGTTAGTGCAGTCTCTTTGTGCTGATGTGAAAGCTCTCAATCAAACCCTGGTGAGGACCAAACAAACGTACCGAGACCACTTGAAAAGGTGGGTCTCAGTCCGCTTTTTCCCGACTGTGGTGCGATTCGTCTGAAGTAAGAACATGAACCGACCTTGATCCGACCGTACTGCAGGAATGAACCACCGTGGGTCCTCTCCATCATCGTTGCTGAACGTGTTAAAGACCACAGGCAGATCTGATGGATCTTCGGAAACTATTCGATGGATAAGGAGGTcatggttcaggaggattaacatGCTCCTTCTCCTGAACTATCATGATAAGCACCTTTGGCGATTCCAGAACATCGACATATTATTTTTGAGCTGCAGTTGCCCCTCGTTTTCAACCAGCCAGCAGGA
This window of the Labrus mixtus chromosome 2, fLabMix1.1, whole genome shotgun sequence genome carries:
- the naf1 gene encoding H/ACA ribonucleoprotein complex non-core subunit NAF1, coding for MDEKISAENAETLPEVKKEDEEEMEVTVTTPLENLSVDATPEEVSAFSNTQTQTEKTEDVQTDSTAAALSLNIEFKTEDCDDEDSDDSDSDSSSSSSSSSSSSSSSSSSAIARVLEDDDDEGFSQPVPIKTRDEVLLEELPTVEEVSVSLPEDAELQPVGTISSILQQLIVIQSLKDTPPLNDDSIIFTSDRVAVGKVFEVFGPVSSPLYILRFNTADQISRKGLTEGLTLYYTPHNKEYTAYILTQQLKLLKGSDASWKNDQEPPAEALDFSDDEKEQEAKRKAKNSRKKKDNSTDNPDHTTQNTLPQQRDTRGFLPRHAGASFRHQNPRHKQPPFQNTHAPPRHTHQHFRHTNAPPMYPPPPCPYPPPPHHHFPPPNFPLYPPPPPSFYNPSFSSPMWPPNSVPFSSLPPPPPPPPPPQ